A stretch of the Chitiniphilus purpureus genome encodes the following:
- a CDS encoding murein hydrolase activator EnvC family protein, whose protein sequence is MLLLPGVATAAPEVSRADSKARQAELQTLRSRINALKQELAANESNRKQAADALKQSESAISDANRVLASLVEERQLTAMELARLEADIAGTRANIRASQTRLAQLLRTRYKTRELEAWRLILDAEDPTQASRDLTYYRHLATAQQQLAETLERQLAELNRLSEAIRRKNEELQQIARAKAQQKAALESQQAQKAELVARLSQEIGQQRNQIEKLAADEKRLGTLVARLNQLIRQQEAKRAKEAARLRAQREQRAKAAANTVKGQRNGSGVQPPAAEPVRQVNRDEPEQGQAGLRFAGLKGKLRLPLKGEVIGRFGSTRAEGTLWKGVFIRAAGGQPVKAVANGEVVFADWLRGFGNLIILDHGGGYLSLYAANESLLKEVGDRVAPGDTIATSGNSGGMADSGVYFEIRKNGQPLDPLSWTG, encoded by the coding sequence TTGCTGCTGCTGCCGGGCGTGGCGACCGCCGCGCCCGAGGTCTCGCGTGCCGACAGCAAGGCGCGCCAGGCCGAGCTGCAGACGCTGCGCAGCCGGATCAATGCGCTCAAGCAGGAGCTGGCAGCCAACGAATCGAACCGCAAACAGGCGGCCGACGCGCTCAAGCAATCCGAATCAGCCATCTCGGATGCCAACCGCGTGCTGGCCTCGCTCGTCGAGGAACGCCAGCTGACCGCGATGGAGCTGGCGCGGCTGGAAGCAGATATCGCCGGCACGCGCGCCAACATCCGCGCCAGTCAGACACGCCTCGCGCAGCTGTTGCGCACCCGCTACAAGACCCGCGAACTGGAGGCCTGGCGTCTGATCCTGGATGCCGAGGATCCCACGCAGGCTAGCCGCGACCTGACGTACTACCGCCATCTGGCCACTGCTCAGCAGCAGCTGGCGGAAACGCTGGAACGCCAGCTGGCCGAATTGAACCGGCTGTCCGAGGCGATCCGCCGCAAGAACGAGGAGTTGCAGCAGATCGCCCGGGCCAAGGCGCAACAGAAGGCCGCGCTTGAATCGCAGCAGGCGCAGAAGGCGGAGCTGGTCGCCAGGCTCAGCCAGGAGATCGGCCAGCAGCGCAATCAGATCGAAAAGCTTGCCGCCGACGAAAAACGGCTGGGCACGCTGGTCGCACGCCTGAACCAGCTGATCCGGCAGCAGGAAGCCAAACGCGCCAAGGAAGCAGCCAGGCTTCGGGCACAGCGCGAACAGCGCGCCAAGGCGGCTGCCAACACGGTCAAGGGGCAACGCAACGGCTCTGGCGTGCAGCCACCGGCCGCAGAGCCCGTGCGGCAGGTCAATCGCGACGAACCCGAACAAGGGCAGGCCGGGCTGCGCTTCGCCGGCCTCAAGGGCAAGCTGCGTCTGCCGCTCAAGGGCGAGGTGATCGGCCGTTTCGGCAGCACCCGGGCCGAAGGCACGCTCTGGAAAGGCGTCTTCATCCGCGCCGCGGGCGGGCAACCGGTCAAGGCGGTTGCCAACGGTGAAGTGGTGTTTGCCGACTGGCTGCGCGGCTTTGGCAACCTGATCATCCTCGATCATGGCGGTGGCTATCTCAGCCTGTACGCCGCCAATGAAAGCCTGCTCAAAGAGGTGGGTGACCGGGTCGCCCCCGGCGACACCATTGCCACCAGTGGCAACAGCGGTGGCATGGCCGATTCGGGCGTATACTTCGAAATCAGAAAAAACGGCCAGCCGCTCGACCCGCTTAGCTGGACCGGCTGA
- a CDS encoding HesA/MoeB/ThiF family protein, which translates to MPACAASTCNLDDAELLRYSRHILLDQIGVEGQARIAAARVLVIGAGGLGSPAALYLAAAGVGTLTLMDDDVVDLTNLQRQIAHTTTRIGMYKAESAAHALAALNPATHVVPLVERAGGARLTQLVATHDVVLDCSDNFATRHAINRASVAAKVPLVSGAAVRFDGQLTLFDPRSDGHPCYHCLFGEDGEASDSPCATFGVFAPLTGLIGTAQAAEALKLLAGVGEPLTGRLLLLDALSLRWRELRYRKDPHCPVCATVATG; encoded by the coding sequence ATGCCCGCCTGCGCCGCTTCCACCTGCAATCTCGACGACGCCGAGCTGCTGCGCTACAGCCGCCATATCCTGCTCGACCAGATCGGGGTGGAAGGCCAGGCACGCATCGCCGCTGCCCGCGTGCTGGTGATCGGCGCCGGCGGGTTGGGCAGCCCGGCGGCGCTGTACCTTGCCGCGGCGGGCGTGGGTACGCTCACGCTAATGGACGATGATGTGGTGGACCTGACCAATTTGCAGCGCCAGATTGCCCACACCACGACCCGCATCGGCATGTACAAGGCCGAATCCGCCGCACACGCGCTGGCAGCGCTCAACCCGGCCACCCATGTGGTACCGCTCGTCGAGCGTGCCGGCGGTGCACGGCTCACGCAGCTGGTCGCCACTCACGATGTGGTGCTCGATTGTTCGGACAATTTCGCCACGCGCCACGCGATCAACCGCGCCAGCGTGGCAGCCAAAGTGCCGCTGGTTTCCGGGGCTGCGGTGCGGTTCGACGGACAGTTGACACTGTTCGACCCGCGCTCGGACGGGCACCCCTGCTACCACTGCCTGTTCGGCGAAGACGGCGAAGCCAGCGACAGCCCATGCGCCACTTTCGGCGTATTCGCGCCGCTGACCGGATTGATCGGCACGGCCCAGGCCGCCGAGGCGCTGAAGCTGCTTGCCGGCGTCGGCGAGCCATTGACCGGCCGCCTGCTGCTGCTCGATGCGCTCAGCCTGCGCTGGCGCGAGCTGCGCTATCGCAAGGACCCGCACTGTCCGGTATGCGCCACCGTCGCCACCGGCTGA
- a CDS encoding S41 family peptidase has product MPSQYPAPSAAKHGKFHKLALLAAGAGLGVAISLSFNVLADKETVSTPLPIEELRAFSTVFGVIKQNYVEPVEDRKLISEAIKGMVSGLDPHSSYLDEEAFKDLQENTQGEFGGLGLEVNLEDGLVRVVSPIEDTPAYRAGIKAGDYIVKIDETQVQGLSLSEAVSKMRGKPGSSVKLMLLRKGESKPIVLTLKRAVIKVQSVKSKLAEPGYGYIRITQFQERTTENLASALEALYKENKAPLKGLVLDLRNDPGGLLNGAVGVSAAFLPRDALVVYTEGRTADAKIRLHASRENYQRGGRDDYFKNVPAEVKTVPLVVLVNSGSASASEIVAGALQDHKRALVVGTQTFGKGSVQTILPIDAKSALKLTTARYYTPNGRSIQAKGITPDIEVEEGTVNGKESSGLQLREADLQHHLNNPVGGEKPAERPAATKPELKQPPARAASGMDEAAEQNPRELASKSDYQLQQALSVLKVQQLLLQQKTPAAPAKPAKAAAK; this is encoded by the coding sequence ATGCCCAGCCAGTACCCTGCCCCATCTGCCGCCAAGCACGGCAAATTCCACAAGCTCGCGTTGCTGGCGGCCGGTGCCGGCCTGGGCGTGGCGATCAGCCTGTCATTCAATGTGCTGGCGGACAAGGAAACCGTCAGCACGCCACTGCCGATCGAGGAATTGCGCGCCTTTTCCACCGTATTCGGCGTCATCAAGCAGAACTATGTCGAGCCGGTCGAGGATCGCAAGCTGATCTCCGAGGCGATCAAGGGCATGGTGTCGGGACTGGACCCGCATTCGTCCTATCTGGACGAGGAAGCCTTCAAGGACCTGCAGGAGAACACCCAGGGCGAATTTGGCGGCCTGGGTCTTGAAGTGAACCTGGAAGATGGCCTGGTGCGCGTGGTCAGCCCGATCGAGGATACGCCGGCCTACCGCGCCGGGATCAAGGCGGGCGACTACATCGTCAAGATCGACGAGACCCAGGTGCAGGGCCTGTCGCTGTCGGAGGCAGTGAGCAAGATGCGCGGCAAGCCCGGCTCGTCGGTCAAGCTGATGCTGCTGCGCAAGGGCGAGAGCAAGCCCATCGTGCTGACCCTCAAGCGCGCCGTCATCAAGGTGCAGAGCGTCAAGTCCAAGCTCGCGGAACCGGGTTACGGCTATATCCGCATCACCCAGTTCCAGGAGCGCACCACCGAGAACCTCGCCAGCGCGCTCGAAGCGCTGTACAAGGAAAACAAGGCGCCGCTCAAGGGGTTGGTGCTGGACCTGCGCAACGATCCGGGCGGCCTGCTCAACGGCGCGGTCGGCGTGTCGGCCGCCTTTTTGCCCCGCGATGCGCTGGTGGTCTACACCGAAGGCCGCACCGCGGATGCCAAGATCCGGTTGCACGCCAGCCGCGAGAACTACCAGCGCGGCGGGCGCGACGACTACTTCAAGAACGTGCCGGCCGAGGTGAAGACGGTGCCGCTGGTGGTGCTTGTCAACAGCGGTTCGGCCTCGGCGTCCGAGATCGTCGCCGGTGCGCTGCAGGATCATAAGCGCGCCCTGGTGGTCGGCACCCAGACCTTCGGCAAGGGATCGGTGCAGACCATTCTGCCGATCGATGCCAAATCCGCGCTCAAGCTGACCACGGCCCGCTACTACACGCCCAACGGCCGCTCGATCCAGGCCAAGGGCATCACGCCGGACATCGAGGTGGAGGAAGGCACGGTTAACGGCAAGGAAAGCAGCGGCCTGCAACTGCGCGAGGCCGACCTGCAGCACCACCTGAACAACCCGGTCGGTGGTGAAAAGCCCGCGGAAAGACCCGCCGCCACCAAGCCCGAGCTGAAGCAACCGCCGGCCCGCGCAGCCTCCGGCATGGACGAGGCTGCCGAGCAGAACCCGCGCGAGCTCGCGTCCAAGAGCGACTACCAGCTGCAGCAGGCATTGTCGGTGCTGAAGGTGCAGCAATTGCTGCTGCAGCAGAAGACCCCCGCCGCCCCGGCCAAGCCGGCCAAGGCTGCAGCCAAATAG